The Enterococcus sp. 7F3_DIV0205 genome has a window encoding:
- the pnp gene encoding polyribonucleotide nucleotidyltransferase, translated as MSEKQVFKTTWGGRPLQVEIGQLAKQANGAVLVRYGETVVLSAAVASKDARDFDFFPLTVNYEEKMYAVGKIPGGFIKREGRPSERATLTARLIDRPIRPMFAEGFRNEVQITNTVMSVEQDCTPEMAAMFGSSLALAISDIPFDGPIAGVDVGRVDGEYVLNPTVEQSEKTDIELTVAGTKKAINMVESGAKEVSEEDMLGALLFGFDAIKELVAFQEEIVAAVGKEKMEIKLLQVDADLKKEIFDAYYASMKEAVMTEEKLAREVNIDAIKDQVKEAYAEKFAGHEEEAQLAKEVKQIAEDLEKDVVRELITIDKIRPDGRKLDEIRPLASEVGILPRVHGSGLFTRGQTQALSVVTLAPLGEHQIIDGLGVEDSKRFIHHYNFPQFSVGSTGRAGSPGRREIGHGALGERAMAQVIPSEADFPYMIRVVSEVLESNGSSSQASICAGILALMDAGVPIKSPVAGIAMGLVSDGENYTILTDIQGLEDHLGDMDFKVAGTKDGITALQMDIKIQGITEQILTEALTQAKKARMEILAELTSTLAEPRPELSKYAPKIEMIQIAPAKIKDVIGKGGETINGIIDETGVKIDIDQEGNVSIASADADMIKKAIKIIEELTKEVEVGQVYLGKVVRIEKFGAFVNLIKGKDGLVHISQLANERVNNVEDVVKLGDEVLVKVTEIDKQGRVNVSRKALLTEENKEK; from the coding sequence ATGTCAGAAAAACAAGTGTTCAAAACAACTTGGGGCGGACGTCCTTTACAAGTTGAAATCGGCCAATTAGCGAAACAAGCAAACGGCGCAGTATTAGTTCGTTATGGAGAGACAGTTGTCTTAAGTGCAGCAGTTGCGTCAAAAGATGCGAGAGATTTTGATTTCTTTCCATTAACAGTCAACTATGAAGAAAAAATGTATGCAGTTGGTAAAATCCCAGGTGGATTTATCAAACGCGAAGGTCGTCCAAGTGAACGTGCTACGTTAACGGCTCGTTTGATCGACCGTCCGATCCGCCCAATGTTTGCGGAAGGTTTCCGTAATGAAGTTCAAATCACAAATACAGTGATGAGTGTTGAACAAGATTGTACACCAGAAATGGCGGCAATGTTCGGCTCGTCTTTAGCATTAGCAATTTCAGATATTCCATTTGATGGACCAATCGCAGGTGTTGATGTTGGTCGTGTGGATGGCGAATACGTGCTAAACCCAACAGTTGAACAATCAGAAAAAACAGATATTGAATTAACCGTTGCTGGAACGAAAAAAGCCATCAACATGGTTGAAAGTGGTGCTAAAGAAGTATCTGAAGAGGATATGCTTGGTGCGTTGCTATTCGGTTTTGATGCAATCAAAGAATTAGTGGCGTTCCAAGAAGAAATCGTTGCCGCTGTTGGTAAAGAAAAAATGGAAATCAAATTATTACAAGTCGATGCTGATTTGAAAAAAGAAATCTTCGATGCATACTACGCTTCAATGAAAGAAGCCGTTATGACAGAAGAAAAATTAGCGCGTGAAGTCAATATTGATGCAATCAAAGACCAAGTAAAAGAAGCATATGCTGAAAAATTTGCTGGTCATGAAGAGGAAGCACAATTAGCGAAAGAAGTAAAACAAATCGCTGAAGACTTAGAAAAAGACGTAGTTCGTGAACTAATTACGATCGATAAAATCCGCCCTGATGGCCGTAAATTGGATGAGATTCGTCCATTAGCTTCAGAAGTTGGTATTTTACCGCGTGTTCATGGTTCAGGATTATTTACTCGTGGACAAACGCAAGCTTTATCTGTAGTAACGTTGGCACCGCTGGGTGAACACCAAATCATTGATGGTTTAGGCGTAGAAGACAGCAAACGTTTCATCCACCATTATAACTTCCCGCAATTCTCTGTTGGTTCAACAGGACGTGCAGGATCTCCAGGTCGTCGTGAAATCGGTCATGGTGCTTTAGGTGAACGTGCGATGGCACAAGTTATTCCAAGTGAAGCTGATTTCCCTTACATGATCCGTGTGGTATCAGAAGTTTTAGAATCAAATGGTTCTTCTTCACAAGCAAGTATTTGTGCGGGTATCTTAGCCTTGATGGATGCTGGTGTGCCAATCAAATCACCAGTTGCCGGAATCGCGATGGGACTTGTCAGCGATGGCGAAAACTATACGATTTTAACAGATATCCAAGGATTAGAAGATCACTTAGGCGACATGGACTTTAAAGTTGCTGGTACAAAAGACGGAATCACAGCGTTACAAATGGATATCAAAATCCAAGGAATTACAGAACAAATCTTAACAGAAGCATTAACTCAAGCGAAAAAAGCGCGTATGGAAATTCTTGCAGAATTAACCTCAACATTAGCTGAACCTCGTCCAGAGTTAAGCAAATATGCACCTAAGATCGAAATGATCCAAATCGCTCCAGCTAAAATCAAAGATGTTATTGGTAAAGGCGGAGAAACGATCAATGGAATCATTGATGAAACGGGTGTTAAAATCGATATCGATCAAGAAGGTAATGTAAGTATTGCTTCAGCAGATGCAGATATGATCAAAAAAGCCATCAAGATCATCGAAGAATTAACCAAAGAAGTGGAAGTTGGACAAGTTTACCTTGGTAAAGTTGTTCGTATCGAAAAATTCGGTGCTTTCGTTAACTTGATCAAAGGTAAAGACGGACTTGTTCATATTTCTCAATTAGCAAATGAACGTGTAAACAACGTTGAAGATGTTGTGAAACTTGGCGATGAAGTGCTTGTAAAAGTTACTGAAATCGACAAACAAGGTCGTGTAAATGTTTCACGTAAAGCTTTATTGACGGAAGAAAACAAAGAAAAATAA
- a CDS encoding TIGR04197 family type VII secretion effector, whose translation MGKGSGEVSSNKQVAYQYATDIFLSMDLLKDASAVQEDHQTTVAGNKNAKEAIQLAKNAAADIADAVGLASNNLKSVANEFEAADAAIRKIMQSSMIAGADKNRGSKPTLPFTDGPFGGK comes from the coding sequence ATGGGAAAAGGTTCTGGAGAAGTCAGTAGTAATAAACAGGTTGCGTACCAGTATGCGACTGATATTTTTTTATCTATGGATTTACTGAAAGATGCAAGTGCGGTTCAAGAAGATCATCAAACAACCGTTGCTGGTAATAAAAATGCAAAAGAAGCCATTCAGCTGGCGAAAAACGCGGCTGCAGATATCGCCGATGCAGTAGGGCTAGCATCCAACAATTTGAAGAGTGTAGCGAATGAATTTGAAGCGGCAGATGCAGCGATTCGGAAAATAATGCAGTCGTCAATGATTGCTGGTGCCGATAAAAATCGAGGTTCAAAACCAACATTACCATTTACCGATGGCCCTTTCGGAGGGAAGTAA
- a CDS encoding DUF3958 family protein: MIEIELEMTTRNMRQLEESQQENENQQRGMEQAMELYHEHFQRSDALYSGINATFYRNNFAPVFQQIQDEIYHERRQLFDQLEEKLEELKRENQALDDQLSEEQYRRQQLLNKVDEEAINNEQY; this comes from the coding sequence ATGATTGAAATAGAATTAGAAATGACCACTAGAAATATGCGTCAATTAGAAGAAAGCCAACAAGAAAATGAAAATCAACAACGCGGTATGGAGCAAGCGATGGAACTATATCATGAGCATTTTCAACGTTCCGATGCCCTTTACAGTGGAATCAACGCCACCTTTTACCGCAACAATTTTGCTCCAGTGTTCCAACAAATTCAGGATGAAATTTATCATGAACGGCGCCAATTATTCGATCAGTTAGAAGAAAAGTTGGAAGAGTTGAAGCGAGAAAACCAAGCGTTGGATGATCAGCTGTCAGAAGAACAATATAGACGGCAGCAATTATTAAATAAAGTGGACGAGGAGGCAATCAACAATGAGCAGTATTGA